Proteins co-encoded in one Hordeum vulgare subsp. vulgare unplaced genomic scaffold, MorexV3_pseudomolecules_assembly, whole genome shotgun sequence genomic window:
- the LOC123420758 gene encoding ATP-dependent DNA helicase DDM1-like, protein MGSSYRLATSNSVEGRIIKRAFGKLKLEHVVIGKGQFQQDAAKPNALDEAELLALLRDEQGEEDRMIQTDISDEDLLKLMDRSDLTGPAMAPNAAHLVPLKGPGWEVVLASKSGGGMLSALTS, encoded by the exons ATGGGATCGA GTTATCGGTTGGCAACATCGAATTCTGTTGAG GGACGGATTATCAAGAGAGCTTTTGGAAAGCTGAAGCTAGAGCATGTGGTGATTGGGAAGGgacagtttcaacaagatgccgcTAAGCCTAACGCCTTAGAT GAGGCGGAGCTGCTGGCGCTGCTGAGGGATGAGCAGGGTGAGGAAGACAGGATGATCCAGACGGATATCAGCGATGAGGACCTTCTGAAGCTGATGGACCGGAGTGACCTCACCGGCCCTGCCATGGCTCCCAATGCAGCCCATCTTGTCCCCTTGAAAGGGCCTGGCTGGGAGGTGGTTCTGGCCTCGAAGAGTGGTGGGGGCATGCTCTCGGCGCTCACCAGCTGA